Proteins encoded within one genomic window of Sphingomonas sp. NBWT7:
- a CDS encoding DUF6285 domain-containing protein has protein sequence MITHPTAQELVAGVATWLPVDGSASVFGLRVARNALEIAARDMALSPAADARAVTRMSALLGRDGDRDELDRALVEAIRSGTVAPDDPALIAHLKATALDTIAIDQPKYAHTLGSPG, from the coding sequence ATGATTACGCATCCGACGGCGCAGGAATTGGTCGCCGGCGTTGCGACGTGGCTGCCGGTCGACGGCAGCGCGAGCGTGTTCGGGCTGCGCGTCGCGCGCAATGCGCTCGAGATCGCGGCGCGCGACATGGCGCTGAGCCCCGCCGCCGACGCGCGTGCGGTGACGCGGATGAGCGCCTTGCTCGGACGCGACGGCGATCGTGACGAGCTCGACCGGGCGCTGGTGGAAGCGATCCGGTCCGGCACGGTGGCGCCAGACGATCCGGCGCTGATCGCGCATCTCAAGGCGACGGCGCTCGATACGATCGCGATCGACCAGCCGAAATATGCACACACGCTTGGCTCGCCTGGCTGA
- a CDS encoding phosphotransferase family protein — protein MAERLSKDELARRLSTLAPRMAEGAERIDNLVRLTGGASMETWAFDAVGPGGAVPLILRRRTRAVESTAVNKPPLRREAEAIARAVAGGVPAPDVTYVCDEAADGLDEAYVMRRIGGETLGKKITSDPAFEPARGKLARQCGAALARIHAVEPLDGLDRTDAATTLANYEATWRATGNVRPTIEAAFRWLEKRLPTEPVTPRFVHGDFRNGNIMVDPEAGLAAVLDWELVHIGDPAEDLGWLCTSSWKFGRPDRYVGGFGDIEDLLAGYVEAGGEPISAARVDFWSMLGSLKWGVMTMGMYASFAADPTAGPERGVIGRRLSETEADIVAIIERNAA, from the coding sequence ATGGCGGAGAGGCTTTCGAAGGACGAGTTGGCACGGCGGCTATCGACGCTCGCTCCACGCATGGCCGAGGGCGCCGAGCGAATCGACAATCTGGTACGGCTGACCGGCGGGGCGAGCATGGAGACATGGGCGTTCGACGCGGTGGGACCGGGAGGCGCGGTGCCGCTGATCCTGCGGCGGCGCACGCGCGCGGTGGAAAGCACTGCCGTGAACAAGCCGCCGCTGCGCCGCGAGGCGGAGGCGATCGCGCGCGCTGTGGCGGGCGGAGTGCCGGCGCCCGATGTCACCTACGTGTGTGACGAGGCGGCGGACGGGCTTGACGAGGCCTATGTCATGCGCCGTATCGGCGGCGAGACGCTGGGCAAGAAGATCACCAGCGATCCCGCGTTCGAGCCGGCGCGCGGCAAGCTGGCGCGGCAGTGCGGCGCGGCGCTGGCGCGGATCCACGCGGTCGAACCGCTTGACGGGCTCGACCGCACCGATGCGGCGACGACGCTCGCCAATTACGAGGCGACCTGGCGCGCGACGGGCAACGTCCGCCCGACGATCGAGGCGGCGTTCCGCTGGCTCGAGAAGCGGCTGCCGACCGAGCCGGTGACGCCGCGGTTCGTGCACGGCGACTTCCGCAACGGCAACATCATGGTCGATCCCGAGGCGGGGCTCGCGGCGGTGCTCGACTGGGAGCTGGTCCACATCGGCGATCCGGCGGAGGATCTCGGCTGGCTGTGCACCAGTAGCTGGAAGTTCGGGCGGCCCGACCGCTACGTCGGCGGCTTCGGCGACATCGAGGATCTGCTCGCCGGCTATGTCGAGGCGGGGGGCGAGCCGATCTCGGCGGCGCGCGTCGATTTCTGGTCGATGCTCGGCAGCCTCAAATGGGGGGTGATGACGATGGGAATGTACGCGAGCTTCGCCGCCGATCCGACCGCCGGGCCCGAGCGCGGCGTGATCGGGCGGCGCTTGTCGGAGACCGAGGCCGACATCGTCGCGATCATCGAGAGGAATGCGGCATGA
- a CDS encoding acyl-CoA dehydrogenase, whose product MAGMGAFDWADPFLLDEQLSEDERMVRDSARAYAQEKLAPRIIDAFANEHTDPAIFREMGELGLLGPTIPDEYGGVGASYVAYGLVAREVERIDSGYRSMMSVQSSLVMYPINAYGSEAQKRKYLPKLASGEWIGCFGLTEPDAGSDPGGMKTRALKTDGGYRISGSKTWISNAPIADVFVVWAKSDAHGGGIRGFVLEKGMKGLSAPKIQGKLSLRASITGMIVMDEVEVGEDALLPDVQGLKGPFGCLNRARYGISWGALGAAEFCFHAARQYGLDRQQFGRPLAATQLYQKKLADMETEIALGLQASLRVGRLMDEGRFAPEMVSIVKRNNVGKALDIARVARDMHGGNGISGEYQVMRHVMNLETVNTYEGAHDVHALILGRAITGIAAF is encoded by the coding sequence ATGGCCGGCATGGGCGCGTTCGATTGGGCTGATCCGTTCCTGCTCGACGAGCAGCTGAGCGAGGACGAGCGGATGGTGCGCGACAGCGCGCGCGCCTATGCGCAGGAAAAACTGGCGCCGCGGATCATCGACGCCTTCGCCAACGAGCATACCGATCCCGCGATCTTCCGCGAGATGGGCGAGTTGGGACTGCTCGGTCCAACGATTCCGGACGAATATGGCGGGGTCGGCGCGAGTTACGTCGCCTACGGACTGGTCGCGCGCGAGGTGGAGCGGATCGACTCGGGCTATCGCTCGATGATGAGCGTGCAGTCGAGCCTCGTCATGTACCCGATCAACGCCTACGGCTCGGAGGCGCAGAAGCGCAAATACCTGCCGAAGCTGGCGAGCGGCGAGTGGATCGGCTGTTTCGGCCTGACCGAGCCCGATGCCGGCTCCGATCCCGGGGGCATGAAGACGCGCGCGTTGAAGACTGATGGCGGCTATCGTATCTCGGGTAGTAAGACGTGGATCTCGAACGCGCCGATCGCCGACGTCTTCGTCGTCTGGGCGAAGAGCGACGCGCACGGCGGCGGCATTCGCGGCTTCGTGCTTGAGAAGGGCATGAAGGGGCTGTCGGCGCCGAAGATTCAGGGCAAGCTGAGCTTGCGCGCGTCGATCACCGGCATGATCGTGATGGATGAGGTAGAAGTCGGCGAGGACGCGCTGCTGCCCGACGTGCAGGGGCTGAAGGGGCCGTTCGGCTGCCTCAACCGCGCGCGCTACGGCATTTCGTGGGGGGCGCTCGGTGCGGCGGAATTCTGCTTCCACGCCGCGCGGCAGTACGGGCTGGACCGCCAGCAGTTCGGCCGGCCGCTCGCGGCGACGCAGCTCTACCAGAAGAAGCTCGCCGACATGGAGACCGAGATCGCGCTCGGCCTGCAGGCGTCCTTACGCGTCGGACGACTGATGGACGAGGGGCGGTTCGCGCCCGAGATGGTCTCGATCGTGAAGCGCAACAACGTCGGCAAGGCGCTCGATATCGCGCGCGTCGCGCGCGACATGCACGGCGGCAACGGCATCTCGGGCGAGTATCAGGTGATGCGCCACGTGATGAACCTCGAGACGGTCAACACCTACGAGGGCGCGCACGACGTTCACGCGCTGATCCTGGGGCGGGCGATCACGGGGATCGCGGCGTTCTGA
- a CDS encoding (2Fe-2S)-binding protein has translation MTKLTVNNEAIEYRLDPATPLLWALRDASNLTGAKYGCGTGACGACTVDVDGRAVRSCQVTIASVEGSFVTTIEGLSRDRAHPVQLAMLAENVVQCGYCIPGIVMAAAVLIKNDRDPSEAKIRQSITNLCRCGVYPRLVEAIQRAARVARGDETLAAGARPGIEPHEAARGVPALAPRP, from the coding sequence ATGACGAAGCTGACGGTGAACAACGAGGCGATCGAATATCGCCTCGACCCCGCCACCCCGCTGCTGTGGGCGCTGCGCGACGCGTCGAACCTGACCGGCGCGAAATACGGCTGCGGCACGGGCGCGTGCGGGGCGTGTACCGTCGACGTCGACGGGCGTGCGGTGCGTTCGTGCCAGGTGACGATCGCGTCGGTCGAGGGCAGCTTCGTGACGACGATCGAGGGGCTGTCGCGCGACCGGGCACATCCGGTGCAGCTCGCGATGCTGGCGGAGAATGTCGTTCAGTGCGGCTATTGCATCCCCGGAATCGTCATGGCGGCGGCGGTGCTGATCAAGAACGATCGCGATCCTTCGGAGGCGAAGATCCGCCAGTCGATCACCAACCTTTGCCGCTGCGGCGTCTATCCGCGACTGGTGGAGGCAATCCAGCGCGCGGCTCGGGTGGCGCGCGGCGACGAGACGCTGGCGGCGGGTGCGCGGCCGGGGATCGAGCCGCACGAGGCGGCGCGCGGCGTGCCGGCGCTGGCGCCGCGGCCGTAA
- a CDS encoding CaiB/BaiF CoA-transferase family protein, whose protein sequence is MREPPLRGIKVVELARILAGPWAGQILADLGAEVIKVESPAGDDTRTWGPPFVEHSGERAAAYYHACNRGKTGMVADFTNPDDVARVKALITDADVVIENFKVGGLAKYGLDYASLAAEHPRLVYCSITGFGQDGPYAARAGYDFIVQGMGGIMSLTGEPDGAPQKIGVAFADIMTGLYATIGIQAALTMRERTGRGQHVDCALLDTMVGVLANQAANYFASGENPPRMGNAHANVSPYAVFPTRDGWFILAVGNDAQYHRFAGIVGIAPDARWDSNAGRIEHRDALFALIEERCRLFDRDDLLARLEAAGVPAGPINTVAQALNDPQVVARGMVLAPNATRPIAGLRTPIRFSDADLALDRGAPPLAR, encoded by the coding sequence ATGCGTGAGCCTCCGCTGCGCGGCATCAAGGTCGTCGAGCTCGCGCGCATCCTGGCTGGGCCGTGGGCAGGGCAGATCCTCGCCGATCTCGGTGCCGAGGTGATCAAGGTAGAAAGCCCCGCGGGGGACGATACGCGCACCTGGGGGCCGCCGTTCGTTGAGCACAGCGGCGAGCGCGCCGCGGCTTATTATCACGCCTGCAACCGCGGCAAGACCGGCATGGTCGCGGATTTCACCAATCCCGACGATGTCGCCCGCGTGAAGGCGCTGATCACGGATGCCGACGTGGTGATCGAGAACTTCAAGGTCGGTGGGCTGGCCAAATACGGCCTTGATTACGCGAGCCTGGCAGCCGAGCATCCGCGGCTCGTCTATTGCTCGATCACTGGCTTCGGGCAGGACGGGCCCTATGCCGCGCGCGCCGGCTACGATTTCATCGTCCAGGGGATGGGGGGAATCATGTCGCTGACCGGCGAACCCGATGGGGCGCCGCAGAAGATCGGTGTTGCCTTCGCCGACATCATGACCGGGCTGTACGCGACGATCGGCATCCAGGCAGCGCTGACAATGCGCGAGCGGACAGGCAGGGGGCAGCACGTCGACTGCGCGCTGCTCGACACGATGGTGGGAGTGCTCGCCAACCAGGCGGCCAACTATTTCGCGAGCGGCGAGAACCCGCCGCGGATGGGCAATGCGCACGCGAACGTCAGTCCCTATGCCGTGTTTCCAACGCGCGACGGCTGGTTCATCCTGGCGGTGGGGAACGACGCGCAATATCACCGCTTCGCCGGCATCGTCGGGATCGCCCCCGATGCGCGGTGGGACAGCAATGCCGGGCGCATCGAGCATCGCGACGCGCTGTTCGCGCTGATCGAGGAACGCTGCCGGCTGTTCGATCGCGACGATCTGCTCGCACGGCTAGAGGCCGCGGGCGTGCCGGCGGGGCCGATCAACACGGTGGCGCAGGCGTTGAACGATCCGCAGGTCGTGGCACGCGGGATGGTGCTGGCGCCGAATGCAACGCGGCCGATCGCCGGGCTGCGGACGCCGATCCGATTTTCCGACGCTGATCTAGCGCTCGACCGCGGCGCACCGCCGCTCGCACGATAG
- a CDS encoding CaiB/BaiF CoA-transferase family protein — protein sequence MSTPPLAGIRIVEFAGIGPGPFAGMMLADHGAEVIRIDRPGKPQGNAVAEQDPLLRSRKSIGMDLKDPKSIAAVRKIVKSADAIIEGFRPGVMERLGLGPDVLLADNPKLVYGRMTGWGQYGPMAPEPGHDINYIAISGALHAFGRKGEKPTPPINMVGDFGGGGMFLAYGMLAALLHAARTGEGQVVDAAMTDGSAVLMTMMWGFRGMGRWSDERGTNLLDTAAHFYDTYEASDGKFISLGAIEPQFYAEFRQVMGLGDDKWAAQMDARQWPALKDELTQLFKTKSRDEWVAAFKGHDVCFAPVLGFDEAYDDAHNKARGTFVEAGGIKQPAPAPRYSKSGTVAPDMGGNRDDAGVLRSLGFDDAEVAALGY from the coding sequence GTGAGCACGCCACCCCTCGCCGGCATCCGCATCGTCGAATTTGCCGGCATCGGCCCGGGGCCGTTCGCGGGCATGATGCTCGCCGATCACGGTGCGGAGGTGATCCGTATCGATCGACCCGGCAAGCCGCAGGGCAATGCGGTGGCGGAGCAGGACCCGCTGCTGCGCAGTCGCAAGTCGATCGGGATGGACCTGAAGGACCCGAAGTCGATCGCCGCGGTGCGCAAGATCGTGAAGAGCGCCGATGCGATCATCGAGGGCTTCCGGCCGGGCGTGATGGAGCGGCTTGGCCTTGGGCCGGACGTGTTGCTCGCCGACAACCCCAAGCTCGTCTACGGGCGCATGACCGGCTGGGGGCAGTACGGCCCGATGGCGCCCGAGCCGGGGCACGACATCAACTATATCGCGATCTCGGGCGCGCTGCACGCGTTCGGCCGCAAGGGCGAGAAGCCGACGCCGCCGATCAACATGGTCGGCGATTTCGGTGGGGGCGGGATGTTCCTTGCCTACGGCATGCTGGCGGCGCTGCTCCACGCCGCGCGCACCGGAGAGGGGCAAGTGGTCGACGCGGCGATGACCGACGGGTCGGCGGTGCTGATGACGATGATGTGGGGCTTCCGCGGCATGGGCCGCTGGAGCGACGAGCGCGGCACCAATTTGCTCGATACCGCCGCGCACTTCTACGACACCTACGAGGCTAGCGACGGCAAGTTCATCTCGCTGGGCGCGATCGAGCCGCAATTCTACGCGGAGTTCCGCCAGGTGATGGGCCTCGGCGATGACAAATGGGCGGCGCAGATGGACGCGCGGCAATGGCCCGCGTTGAAGGACGAGCTGACGCAGCTGTTCAAGACGAAGAGCCGCGACGAATGGGTTGCCGCGTTCAAGGGCCACGACGTGTGCTTCGCGCCGGTGCTGGGCTTCGACGAGGCATATGACGATGCGCACAACAAGGCGCGCGGCACCTTCGTCGAAGCGGGCGGGATCAAGCAGCCCGCGCCGGCACCGCGCTACTCGAAGAGCGGCACGGTGGCGCCCGACATGGGCGGCAACCGCGACGACGCGGGCGTGCTGCGCAGCCTGGGCTTCGATGATGCGGAGGTCGCCGCGCTCGGCTATTGA
- a CDS encoding nitronate monooxygenase family protein, with product MLKTRFTETFGIEYPIAQGGMQWVGKAHLVAAVANAGALGFITALTQPSPEALADEIKRAQDLTDKPFGVNLTVFPTINAPDYNAYAQVIIDAGIKVVETAGTPAVAEQWEMFKAAGVKIIHKCTSVRHALSAERKGVDAISIDGFECAGHPGEDDIPGLILIPAAANKVKIPMLASGGFADGRGLVAALALGADGINMGTRFCVTQEAQIADSFKQKMVENDERATNLIFRTMHNTARVMKNAVSDEVVKIERAGGAQFSDIQHLVAGKRGQDAMHAGDTDGGIWSAGMVQGLIDDVPTVKELVDRIVAEAEQIIESRLQAMVSRYAEAAE from the coding sequence ATGCTCAAGACGCGGTTCACCGAAACCTTCGGTATCGAATATCCGATCGCCCAGGGCGGTATGCAGTGGGTCGGCAAGGCGCACCTCGTTGCCGCCGTCGCCAATGCCGGCGCGCTCGGCTTCATCACCGCGCTGACGCAGCCGTCGCCCGAGGCGTTGGCGGACGAGATCAAGCGCGCACAGGATCTCACCGACAAGCCGTTCGGCGTCAACCTCACTGTCTTCCCGACGATCAACGCGCCCGATTACAACGCTTATGCACAGGTGATCATCGACGCCGGCATCAAGGTGGTCGAGACCGCCGGCACGCCCGCGGTCGCCGAGCAGTGGGAGATGTTCAAGGCCGCCGGTGTCAAGATCATCCACAAGTGCACCAGCGTGCGCCACGCGCTGTCGGCCGAGCGCAAGGGCGTCGACGCGATCTCGATCGACGGCTTCGAATGCGCCGGCCATCCGGGTGAGGACGATATCCCCGGCCTGATCCTCATTCCCGCCGCGGCGAACAAGGTGAAGATCCCGATGCTCGCGAGCGGCGGGTTCGCCGACGGGCGCGGGCTCGTCGCCGCGCTCGCGCTCGGTGCCGACGGCATCAACATGGGCACCCGTTTCTGCGTCACGCAGGAGGCGCAGATCGCCGACAGCTTCAAGCAGAAGATGGTCGAGAACGACGAGCGCGCTACCAACCTCATCTTCCGCACGATGCACAACACCGCGCGCGTGATGAAGAACGCCGTGTCGGACGAGGTGGTCAAGATCGAGCGTGCCGGCGGGGCGCAGTTCAGCGACATCCAGCATCTCGTCGCCGGCAAGCGTGGACAGGACGCGATGCACGCCGGTGATACCGATGGCGGCATCTGGTCCGCCGGCATGGTGCAGGGCCTGATCGACGACGTACCGACGGTGAAGGAACTCGTCGACCGTATCGTCGCCGAGGCCGAGCAGATCATCGAGAGCCGCTTGCAGGCGATGGTCAGTCGCTACGCCGAGGCCGCGGAGTAG
- a CDS encoding acyl-CoA dehydrogenase family protein encodes MDFGLPQDLLDYLKELDAFIEAEIKPLEDADDNVRFFDHRREYARTDFEAGGLPRHEWEELMREAKRRADKAGHLRFAMDPKFGGKGGSNLWMCVIREYLAAKGLGLHNDLQTEHSIVANNPFAKMFDDFGTEEQKEEFITGTLNGTRRVTFGLTEPYHGSDATHMETRAKPESRNGVPGYVINGEKMWTTGMHVATHCALFARTSGDDGAAKGITCFLVPTDDEGVKIEEYLWTFNMPTDHPRVSFTDVWVPETTIFGDPENGLPVAQAFVHENRIRQAASSLGAATYCIEESIRYARQRKPFGEDLARNQAIQFPLVELATQAEMLRLLIRKTAWEMDQMPHHEVEKRLSDKVSMCNYWGNRLCCEAADRAMQVHGGIGYSRHKAFEHIYRHHRRYRITEGAEEIQMRKVAAFLFGYLGPRRQEFKELDWNDVDYRNSQIRPRSGKQALGSVF; translated from the coding sequence ATGGATTTCGGACTGCCGCAGGATCTGCTCGACTATCTCAAGGAGCTGGATGCCTTCATCGAAGCGGAGATCAAGCCGCTCGAGGATGCCGACGACAACGTCCGCTTCTTCGACCACCGCCGCGAATATGCGCGTACCGATTTCGAGGCCGGCGGCCTGCCGCGCCACGAATGGGAAGAATTGATGCGCGAGGCGAAGCGCCGCGCCGACAAGGCCGGCCATCTGCGCTTCGCGATGGACCCCAAGTTCGGCGGCAAGGGCGGTTCTAATTTGTGGATGTGCGTGATCCGCGAATACCTCGCCGCCAAGGGCCTCGGCCTCCACAACGACCTGCAGACCGAGCATTCTATCGTCGCCAACAACCCCTTCGCCAAGATGTTCGACGATTTCGGCACCGAGGAGCAGAAGGAGGAGTTCATCACCGGCACGCTCAATGGCACGCGGCGCGTGACCTTCGGTTTGACCGAACCGTATCACGGATCGGACGCGACCCACATGGAGACGCGCGCCAAGCCCGAGTCGCGCAACGGCGTGCCTGGCTACGTCATCAACGGCGAGAAGATGTGGACGACGGGCATGCACGTCGCGACGCACTGCGCGCTCTTCGCGCGTACCAGCGGTGACGACGGCGCGGCGAAGGGCATCACCTGCTTCCTGGTGCCGACCGACGACGAAGGCGTGAAGATCGAGGAATATCTCTGGACCTTCAACATGCCAACGGATCACCCGCGCGTCAGCTTCACCGACGTATGGGTGCCGGAAACGACGATCTTCGGCGATCCGGAGAACGGCCTGCCCGTCGCGCAGGCCTTCGTGCACGAGAACCGCATCCGCCAGGCCGCTTCTTCATTGGGCGCCGCAACCTACTGTATCGAGGAATCGATCCGCTACGCGCGACAGCGTAAGCCGTTCGGCGAGGATCTCGCGCGCAATCAGGCGATCCAGTTCCCGCTGGTCGAGCTCGCGACGCAGGCCGAGATGCTGCGCCTGCTGATCCGCAAGACCGCGTGGGAAATGGATCAGATGCCGCACCATGAGGTTGAGAAGCGCCTCTCGGACAAGGTGTCGATGTGCAATTACTGGGGCAATCGCCTGTGCTGCGAGGCGGCCGATCGCGCGATGCAGGTCCATGGCGGCATCGGCTATTCGCGCCACAAGGCGTTCGAGCACATCTATCGCCACCACCGCCGCTATCGCATCACCGAGGGCGCGGAGGAGATCCAGATGCGCAAGGTCGCCGCATTCCTGTTCGGCTACCTCGGCCCGCGCCGGCAGGAGTTCAAGGAACTCGACTGGAACGACGTCGACTATCGCAACAGCCAGATCCGACCACGCTCGGGCAAGCAGGCGCTCGGCAGCGTCTTCTGA
- a CDS encoding MFS transporter yields the protein MNPRLKSIVGGSTGNLVEWYDWYAYSAFTLYFAPHFFPAGDRTAQLLSAAAVFAVGFVMRPIGAWIMGIYADRRGRKAGLTLSVTLMCAGSFLIAVTPGYETIGVLAPALLVVARLMQGLSVGGEYGASATYLSEMAGRQHRGFFSSFQYVTLIAGQLVALLVLLLLQSTMSEAALDAWGWRIPFAIGGVLAIVVFRIRRGLAETESFKRAEGPKSGFWTLVTQHPRETATVMLLTAGGTLAFYAYSIYMQKFLVNTSGFDRAVASRINAATLFVFMCLQPLAGALSDRIGRKPLMVGFGILGCLATYPIFAALETVRSPLVAGLLVMAALVIVTGYTSINAVVKAELFPANIRALGVALPYALANTLFGGTAEYVALRFKNAGWERGFYWYVTAMIGVSLVVYLRMRDTRATSRINED from the coding sequence ATGAACCCGCGGCTCAAGTCGATCGTCGGCGGATCGACCGGCAATCTCGTCGAATGGTACGATTGGTACGCCTATTCCGCCTTCACGCTGTATTTCGCGCCGCATTTCTTCCCCGCCGGCGATCGCACCGCGCAACTGCTCAGCGCCGCCGCGGTCTTCGCGGTCGGCTTCGTCATGCGGCCGATCGGGGCGTGGATCATGGGCATTTACGCCGACCGCCGGGGCCGCAAGGCGGGGCTGACGCTGTCGGTGACGCTGATGTGCGCGGGCTCGTTCCTCATCGCGGTCACGCCGGGGTACGAGACGATCGGCGTCCTCGCCCCCGCGTTGCTCGTCGTCGCGCGGCTGATGCAGGGGCTGTCGGTCGGCGGTGAGTACGGCGCGAGCGCGACGTATCTGTCCGAGATGGCGGGCAGGCAGCACCGCGGTTTCTTCTCGAGCTTCCAGTACGTCACGCTGATCGCGGGGCAGCTCGTCGCGCTGCTTGTCCTGCTATTGCTGCAATCGACGATGAGCGAGGCCGCGCTAGACGCCTGGGGCTGGCGCATCCCCTTCGCGATCGGCGGCGTGCTCGCGATCGTCGTGTTCCGCATCCGCCGCGGGCTCGCCGAAACGGAGAGCTTCAAGCGCGCCGAAGGGCCCAAGTCGGGGTTCTGGACGCTGGTGACGCAGCACCCGCGCGAGACGGCGACCGTCATGCTGCTCACCGCCGGCGGCACGCTCGCATTCTATGCATACTCGATCTACATGCAGAAGTTCCTGGTCAACACCAGCGGCTTCGATCGCGCGGTGGCAAGCCGGATCAACGCCGCGACGCTGTTCGTCTTCATGTGCCTCCAGCCGCTCGCCGGCGCGCTCAGCGATCGCATCGGGCGCAAGCCGCTGATGGTCGGCTTCGGCATCCTCGGCTGCCTCGCGACCTATCCGATCTTCGCCGCGCTGGAGACGGTGAGGAGCCCGCTCGTCGCCGGCCTGCTCGTGATGGCGGCGCTGGTGATCGTCACCGGTTACACGTCGATCAACGCGGTGGTGAAGGCGGAGCTGTTCCCCGCCAACATCCGCGCGCTCGGCGTCGCGCTGCCCTACGCGCTCGCCAACACGCTGTTTGGCGGCACCGCCGAATATGTCGCGCTGCGCTTCAAGAACGCGGGTTGGGAGCGCGGCTTCTACTGGTACGTCACAGCGATGATCGGCGTGTCGCTCGTCGTCTATCTGCGCATGCGCGACACGCGCGCGACCAGCCGCATCAACGAGGATTAA
- a CDS encoding dicarboxylate/amino acid:cation symporter: protein MQFETAATPRTPIAWYRQLYVQVLIAIALGVAIGHIYPDAGAALKPLGDGFIKLVKMIIAPVIFLTIVTGIAGMRDLARVGRVAAKAFGYFLFFSTLALIVGLIVANVVQPGAGLDIDPATLDAGAVSGYAAKAHETTLTGFLLSVIPDTFVSALTAGNILQVLFVAILFGIALASIGDRGDRIVSVLEDISIAVFKLVSILMRAAPIGAFGAMAFTIATYGVGTLANLAGLVATFYLTSLLFVLLVLGTVAWMCGFSILRLIVYLKAELLLVLGTSSSEAALPALIEKMQRAGAPKSIVGLVVPAGYSFNLDGTNIYMTLAALFIAQATNTDLSLGEQLLLLVVAMLSSKGAAGVTGAGFITLAATLSIVPTVPVAGMALILGVDRFMSECRSLTNFVGNAVATLVVARWEGELDRAQLDAALAGRLPPIENLPDGEVAP, encoded by the coding sequence ATGCAATTCGAAACCGCGGCCACCCCGCGCACGCCGATCGCGTGGTATCGGCAGCTCTACGTCCAGGTACTGATCGCAATCGCGCTCGGCGTTGCGATCGGCCACATCTACCCCGATGCCGGCGCCGCGCTGAAGCCGCTCGGCGATGGCTTTATCAAGCTCGTCAAGATGATCATCGCGCCGGTCATCTTCCTCACCATCGTCACCGGCATCGCCGGGATGCGCGATCTCGCGCGCGTCGGGCGCGTCGCCGCCAAGGCATTCGGCTATTTCCTGTTCTTCTCGACGCTCGCGCTGATCGTCGGACTGATCGTCGCCAACGTCGTGCAGCCCGGCGCCGGGCTCGACATCGATCCAGCAACGCTCGATGCCGGCGCCGTATCGGGCTATGCCGCCAAGGCGCATGAAACGACGCTGACCGGCTTCCTGCTGTCGGTCATCCCGGACACGTTCGTCTCCGCGCTCACCGCCGGCAACATCCTCCAGGTGCTGTTCGTCGCGATCCTGTTCGGCATCGCGCTCGCCTCGATTGGCGATCGGGGAGACCGCATCGTATCGGTGCTCGAGGATATTTCGATCGCAGTGTTCAAGCTTGTTTCGATCCTGATGCGCGCGGCGCCGATCGGGGCGTTCGGCGCGATGGCGTTCACCATCGCCACCTATGGCGTCGGCACGCTCGCCAACCTTGCCGGGCTCGTCGCGACCTTCTATCTCACCTCGTTGCTGTTCGTTCTGCTCGTACTTGGAACGGTCGCGTGGATGTGCGGCTTCTCGATCCTGCGCCTCATCGTCTATCTCAAGGCCGAGCTGCTGCTCGTCCTCGGCACATCGTCGTCCGAAGCGGCACTGCCGGCGCTGATCGAGAAGATGCAGCGTGCCGGCGCGCCGAAGTCTATCGTCGGGCTCGTCGTCCCGGCGGGCTATTCATTCAATCTCGACGGCACCAACATTTACATGACACTCGCCGCCCTGTTCATCGCGCAAGCCACCAACACCGATCTGTCGCTCGGCGAGCAGCTGCTGCTCCTTGTCGTCGCGATGCTCTCGTCCAAGGGGGCGGCGGGTGTCACCGGCGCGGGCTTCATCACGCTCGCCGCGACGCTGTCGATCGTGCCGACTGTCCCCGTCGCCGGCATGGCGCTGATCCTCGGCGTCGATCGCTTCATGTCCGAATGCCGCAGCCTCACCAATTTCGTCGGCAACGCCGTCGCAACGCTCGTCGTCGCGCGCTGGGAGGGCGAGCTCGACCGCGCGCAGCTTGACGCCGCGCTCGCCGGGCGGCTGCCGCCGATCGAGAATTTGCCCGATGGCGAGGTCGCACCATGA